In Patescibacteria group bacterium, one DNA window encodes the following:
- a CDS encoding NUDIX domain-containing protein, translating to MDKKRPLVGIGVMIKNKKGQVLYGLRKGSHGSGEWCFPGGHLELGETFFQTAIRETKEETGLIVKNCKLISLAEEFRYLKSDGKHYVNIGILAEYKGGIPKVMEPKKCLKWKWFSLKKLPKKLFQGTQLILKNYKAKKIYQEKNR from the coding sequence ATGGACAAAAAAAGACCGTTAGTTGGCATTGGTGTAATGATTAAAAACAAAAAAGGACAAGTTTTATATGGTTTACGAAAAGGTTCACATGGTTCTGGAGAATGGTGTTTTCCTGGTGGACATTTAGAACTTGGTGAAACATTTTTTCAAACTGCAATCAGAGAAACAAAAGAAGAAACCGGATTAATTGTCAAAAATTGCAAATTAATTTCTCTAGCTGAAGAATTTAGATATCTAAAATCAGATGGCAAACATTATGTTAATATCGGAATTCTAGCTGAATACAAAGGCGGAATTCCAAAAGTCATGGAACCTAAAAAATGTTTAAAATGGAAATGGTTTAGCCTCAAAAAATTACCCAAAAAATTATTTCAAGGCACCCAATTAATTTTAAAAAATTACAAAGCCAAAAAAATTTATCAAGAAAAAAATAGATAG
- a CDS encoding NUDIX domain-containing protein: protein MPSKILRKGIDYIGVGTGAMIFNNIGQVFLAQRGIKARNEKGLWDFPGGSVEFGEKCEDATIREIKEEYGFEIEIMEFLEFVNHIMPTEKQHWVSTTFIAKYKSGQPKILEPEKCSQIKWINLKEINPRTLTIASQSDLKTYIKKFGFKIPSQIKIDYYASNQIRPIPTL, encoded by the coding sequence ATGCCTTCAAAAATTTTACGCAAAGGAATTGATTATATAGGTGTCGGAACTGGTGCAATGATTTTTAATAATATTGGCCAAGTTTTTTTAGCACAAAGAGGAATAAAAGCCAGAAATGAAAAAGGACTTTGGGATTTTCCAGGCGGATCAGTTGAATTTGGAGAAAAATGTGAAGATGCAACAATTAGAGAAATTAAAGAAGAATATGGTTTTGAAATTGAAATTATGGAATTTTTAGAATTTGTAAATCACATCATGCCAACCGAAAAACAACATTGGGTCTCAACTACTTTCATCGCCAAATACAAATCAGGTCAACCAAAAATTCTAGAGCCAGAAAAATGTTCACAAATAAAATGGATTAATTTAAAAGAAATCAATCCAAGAACTCTAACTATTGCCAGCCAATCAGATCTAAAAACATATATTAAAAAATTCGGTTTCAAAATTCCAAGTCAAATAAAAATAGATTATTATGCCTCAAATCAAATTAGGCCTATACCAACATTATAA
- a CDS encoding DUF1653 domain-containing protein, whose product MPQIKLGLYQHYKGKKYKVISIAKHSETLEDLVIYQAEYGKKQIWVRPIKNFLEKIIVKNKKIPRFKFIK is encoded by the coding sequence ATGCCTCAAATCAAATTAGGCCTATACCAACATTATAAAGGCAAAAAATACAAAGTTATTAGCATTGCCAAACATAGCGAAACATTAGAAGATCTAGTTATTTATCAAGCTGAATATGGCAAAAAACAAATTTGGGTCCGTCCAATTAAAAATTTTTTAGAAAAAATAATCGTTAAAAATAAAAAAATTCCAAGATTTAAATTTATAAAATAA
- the groL gene encoding chaperonin GroEL (60 kDa chaperone family; promotes refolding of misfolded polypeptides especially under stressful conditions; forms two stacked rings of heptamers to form a barrel-shaped 14mer; ends can be capped by GroES; misfolded proteins enter the barrel where they are refolded when GroES binds), with product MAKQIKFNEQARRALQKGVDKLANAVKVTLGPKGRNVVLDKGYGSPVITNDGVTIAKEIELEDKFENIGAQIVQEVASKTNDVAGDGTTTATLLAQAIITEGMKNVAAGANPVGIRHGIEKGVEAVVKKIKKNAQKISTKAEREQVATISAQDSEVGKIIAEAMETVGPEGVITVEDSKTFGLEKKFVEGMQFDKGYVSPYMVTNTDKMTSEMEDPYILITDKKISAIKDILPLLEKMAQAGKKDLVIIADEVEGEALATLLLNKLRGTFNCLAIKAPGFGDTRKAMLEDIAILTGAKVVTEDLGIKLEGSKSEQFVWTDAQEKELVATTPNKPAIRLGQAAKIVSGKENTTIINGKGIKTEIEKRIAQIKNELEKVESEFDKEKLQERLAKLTGGVAVIKVGAATETEQKEKQHRVEDALAATKAAIEEGIVVGGGVALIRALSSLDSVRTSNLDEKTGIKILKKALEEPLKQIAYNAGQEGAIVVEKVKAEKDNVGYNAATDKYEDLIKVGVIDPAKVTRSALQNAASAAAMLLTTEAAVTDLPAKEDKGAGMNPGGMGMPGGMPMM from the coding sequence ATGGCAAAACAGATTAAATTTAACGAACAAGCAAGAAGAGCATTACAGAAAGGCGTTGATAAATTAGCCAATGCTGTAAAAGTAACATTGGGTCCAAAAGGCCGAAATGTTGTTTTAGATAAGGGTTATGGATCACCAGTAATTACAAATGATGGTGTTACAATTGCCAAAGAAATTGAATTAGAAGACAAGTTTGAAAATATTGGCGCGCAAATTGTGCAAGAAGTTGCTTCAAAGACAAATGATGTTGCAGGTGACGGAACAACAACAGCAACATTATTAGCTCAAGCAATTATTACTGAAGGAATGAAAAATGTGGCAGCTGGTGCAAATCCAGTTGGAATTAGACATGGAATTGAAAAAGGCGTTGAAGCTGTTGTTAAAAAAATTAAGAAAAATGCACAAAAAATTTCAACAAAAGCAGAAAGAGAACAAGTCGCAACGATTTCAGCTCAAGATTCTGAAGTTGGAAAAATCATTGCAGAAGCAATGGAAACAGTTGGACCTGAAGGTGTAATCACTGTTGAAGATTCAAAAACATTTGGTTTAGAGAAAAAATTTGTTGAAGGCATGCAATTTGATAAAGGCTATGTTTCTCCATACATGGTGACAAATACTGATAAAATGACATCAGAAATGGAAGATCCATATATTTTAATTACTGATAAAAAGATTTCAGCGATTAAAGATATTTTGCCTTTATTGGAAAAAATGGCACAAGCAGGCAAGAAAGATTTAGTAATTATTGCTGATGAAGTTGAAGGTGAAGCTTTGGCAACATTATTGTTAAATAAATTAAGAGGAACATTTAATTGTCTTGCGATTAAAGCTCCTGGATTTGGTGATACAAGAAAAGCAATGTTAGAAGATATTGCGATTCTAACTGGCGCAAAAGTTGTGACTGAAGATTTAGGAATTAAATTAGAAGGCTCTAAGTCAGAACAATTTGTGTGGACAGATGCACAAGAAAAAGAATTAGTTGCAACTACTCCAAATAAGCCAGCAATCAGATTAGGACAAGCTGCAAAAATTGTATCAGGCAAAGAAAATACAACAATTATTAATGGCAAAGGAATAAAGACAGAAATTGAAAAAAGAATTGCTCAAATTAAAAATGAATTAGAAAAAGTTGAATCAGAATTTGATAAAGAAAAATTACAAGAAAGATTAGCAAAATTAACTGGCGGTGTTGCAGTGATTAAAGTTGGTGCAGCAACAGAAACTGAACAAAAAGAAAAACAACACAGAGTTGAAGATGCGCTAGCTGCAACAAAAGCAGCAATTGAAGAAGGAATTGTTGTTGGTGGTGGAGTTGCATTGATCAGAGCATTATCTTCATTAGATAGTGTTAGAACTTCTAATTTGGATGAAAAGACTGGAATTAAGATTTTGAAAAAAGCATTAGAAGAGCCATTAAAACAAATTGCTTATAATGCCGGACAAGAAGGCGCAATTGTTGTTGAAAAAGTAAAAGCAGAAAAAGACAATGTTGGTTATAATGCAGCAACAGATAAATATGAAGATTTAATTAAAGTTGGTGTAATTGATCCAGCTAAAGTAACAAGATCAGCTTTACAAAATGCAGCATCAGCAGCAGCAATGCTTTTAACAACCGAAGCAGCTGTTACAGATCTTCCTGCAAAAGAAGATAAAGGTGCTGGCATGAATCCTGGTGGAATGGGAATGCCTGGTGGGATGCCAATGATGTAA
- a CDS encoding nucleoside triphosphate pyrophosphohydrolase encodes MKYNKLVRDKIPQIIKKSGSIPITHVAKQKEYRQKLIEKLQEEIDEFKKDQNIEEIADILEVIYAICTTKKITKRKLEAIRIKKILQRGGFKKKIILEETK; translated from the coding sequence ATGAAATATAATAAATTGGTTCGAGACAAAATTCCACAAATTATTAAAAAATCTGGTTCAATTCCAATTACCCATGTTGCTAAACAAAAAGAATATCGACAAAAATTAATTGAAAAACTTCAAGAAGAAATTGATGAATTTAAAAAAGATCAAAATATTGAAGAAATAGCCGATATCTTAGAAGTCATTTATGCTATTTGCACAACTAAAAAAATTACCAAAAGAAAACTAGAAGCTATTAGAATCAAGAAGATTTTACAACGAGGCGGATTCAAGAAAAAAATAATTTTAGAAGAGACAAAATAA
- a CDS encoding DUF4147 domain-containing protein, translated as MIKNKSQLATTETRKQALEILEAGIKNVLPDKIVKDFINFDSKTKTLKIQEEEFIIKDRIFVIGAGKATGKMAESLEQVLGKNNITAGIINCPDTDYKLEKIIVNKASHPIPDQSGYDGMKKMLALKNEHKINPNDLIICLISGGTSAMMPAPIKGITLEDEQNLNKVLISSGADIKEINTVRKKISQVKGGKLGLFFSPIPVITLILSDVIGDDLETIASGPTVPDTSTDKQAYSILEKYKLLNQIPPSIVTLFEKNITLEELEPEKLENCHNFLIGNSKIALSSMQAKAKELELEPILLTAQMQGNPEEAANLYASEIKKGKFKDYNCLILGGETTPKLPADHGKGGRNQHYVLATLQAFIDQEYEGNFTIASCSTDGYDFMKEVAGAIADQETTKKAEDQKLDIKAYLKKFDSNSFFTKIGNSLIETGRTGTNVGDIVVYILK; from the coding sequence ATGATTAAAAACAAATCACAGTTAGCAACAACAGAAACAAGAAAACAAGCCTTAGAAATTTTAGAAGCTGGCATTAAAAATGTTTTGCCAGACAAAATTGTCAAAGACTTTATTAATTTTGATTCAAAAACAAAAACCTTAAAAATCCAAGAAGAAGAATTTATTATTAAAGATCGAATTTTTGTTATTGGAGCAGGTAAAGCAACTGGCAAAATGGCTGAAAGTTTAGAACAAGTTTTAGGAAAAAATAATATTACAGCTGGCATAATTAATTGTCCTGATACTGATTATAAATTAGAAAAAATAATAGTTAACAAAGCTAGCCATCCAATTCCAGACCAAAGCGGATATGACGGCATGAAAAAAATGTTAGCTTTAAAAAATGAACACAAAATAAATCCAAATGATTTGATTATCTGCCTTATTTCTGGCGGTACATCAGCAATGATGCCAGCACCTATCAAAGGCATTACTTTAGAAGATGAACAGAACTTAAACAAAGTTTTAATCTCATCAGGAGCAGATATCAAAGAAATAAATACAGTTAGAAAAAAAATATCTCAAGTTAAAGGCGGAAAATTAGGCTTATTTTTCTCGCCAATTCCAGTTATTACTTTAATTTTATCGGATGTCATTGGCGATGATTTAGAAACAATCGCATCTGGTCCAACAGTTCCAGATACTTCAACTGACAAACAAGCATATTCAATTTTAGAAAAATATAAATTACTAAACCAAATTCCTCCTAGTATTGTTACGTTATTTGAAAAAAATATTACTCTCGAAGAATTAGAGCCAGAAAAACTAGAAAATTGCCATAACTTTTTAATTGGTAATAGTAAAATTGCTTTAAGCTCAATGCAAGCAAAAGCCAAAGAATTAGAATTAGAGCCAATTTTATTAACAGCCCAAATGCAAGGCAATCCAGAAGAAGCTGCTAATCTTTATGCATCAGAAATTAAAAAAGGAAAATTTAAAGATTATAATTGCCTAATTTTAGGCGGAGAAACAACTCCAAAATTACCTGCTGATCATGGCAAAGGCGGCAGAAACCAACATTATGTTTTAGCAACACTTCAAGCTTTCATTGATCAAGAATATGAAGGAAATTTTACTATTGCTAGTTGTTCAACAGATGGTTATGATTTCATGAAAGAAGTTGCCGGAGCTATAGCAGATCAAGAAACTACAAAAAAAGCAGAAGATCAAAAATTAGATATCAAAGCTTACTTAAAAAAATTTGATAGCAACTCTTTTTTCACTAAAATTGGCAATTCTTTAATCGAAACTGGCAGAACAGGAACCAACGTTGGCGACATCGTCGTCTATATTTTAAAATAA
- the corA gene encoding magnesium/cobalt transporter CorA — protein MKLLPKHRRRSRISLIDYSKDSYQEKTIKSITECFPFKNKPTVTWINIDGLQQRQALEQLGKCYGLHPLVIEDIYHTRQRPKLEDYGEYIYIVLRMVYYQNNNINQLASEQISLILSSGFVISFQEGIRGDVFDPVRSQIKTGKNKISKLGTDYLCYSLIDAIVDNYFTVIEKLGDKIEDVEEKLLHDPDSSTLQDINNLKRIIIDLRRSIWPLREVIGRMQREESPLINENTKIYLRDIYDHTVLVIENVETLRDILAGMIEIYLSTISNKMNEIMKVLTMIATIFIPLTFIVGLYGMNFEFMPELRSPWGYPAVLVIMAMVAISMLIYFRKKKWI, from the coding sequence ATGAAACTATTACCAAAACATCGACGACGATCAAGAATTAGTCTTATCGATTATAGTAAAGATAGTTATCAAGAAAAAACAATCAAATCGATAACTGAATGCTTTCCATTCAAAAACAAACCGACAGTTACCTGGATCAATATTGACGGACTCCAACAAAGGCAAGCATTAGAACAGCTTGGCAAATGCTATGGATTGCATCCGCTTGTGATTGAAGACATTTATCATACAAGACAACGCCCAAAACTTGAAGATTATGGCGAATATATTTATATTGTTTTAAGAATGGTTTATTATCAAAACAATAACATAAATCAATTAGCCTCAGAACAAATCAGTCTAATTCTAAGTTCAGGCTTTGTTATCTCTTTTCAAGAAGGCATAAGAGGCGACGTTTTTGATCCTGTCCGCAGTCAAATCAAAACTGGCAAAAACAAAATTTCTAAACTCGGCACCGACTATTTATGCTACTCGCTAATTGATGCAATTGTTGATAACTACTTCACAGTCATCGAAAAATTAGGTGATAAAATTGAGGATGTTGAAGAAAAATTATTGCATGATCCAGATTCCAGTACGCTTCAAGATATAAATAATCTCAAAAGAATAATAATTGATTTAAGAAGATCTATTTGGCCTTTACGCGAAGTAATCGGCAGAATGCAACGCGAAGAATCACCTCTGATTAACGAAAATACAAAAATCTATTTAAGAGATATTTATGACCATACAGTATTAGTAATTGAAAATGTTGAAACCTTGCGCGATATTCTGGCTGGCATGATTGAAATTTATCTTTCCACAATTAGCAATAAAATGAATGAAATCATGAAAGTTCTAACAATGATTGCAACAATTTTTATCCCGCTAACTTTTATTGTAGGACTATATGGAATGAATTTTGAATTTATGCCTGAGCTAAGATCTCCTTGGGGCTATCCAGCAGTTCTCGTAATTATGGCAATGGTCGCGATTTCAATGTTAATTTATTTCCGAAAGAAAAAATGGATTTGA
- a CDS encoding DUF5663 domain-containing protein, with translation MLDQTKNILQNLGIIDKIPADMREKLLPKIGELLEKRMLVALTIAIPEDKKQEAEDKIKNNEPGLVEYLQSIVPDSDEVLKRTIDKFKAEIDQML, from the coding sequence ATGCTAGACCAAACCAAAAATATCTTGCAGAATCTAGGAATTATTGACAAAATTCCAGCAGATATGCGAGAAAAATTATTGCCAAAAATTGGCGAGCTTTTGGAAAAAAGAATGCTTGTTGCTTTGACAATCGCAATTCCAGAAGACAAAAAACAAGAAGCAGAAGACAAAATCAAGAACAACGAACCAGGCTTGGTTGAATATTTACAGTCCATTGTTCCAGATTCTGATGAAGTATTAAAAAGAACAATTGATAAATTCAAAGCCGAAATTGATCAAATGCTATAG
- a CDS encoding CDP-alcohol phosphatidyltransferase family protein produces MSEKMTLANKMTISRMTFFPAILFFIIYFWPGNKIAMPIALCLMIISEIIDILDGYVARKYNQVSKMGKLLDPLSDAFWHGTVYYCLIQLELANPWLLFLMISREIAVVCIRYKSLITGIVLSARIIGKIKCHVLAWNSCLIVFFYIFKINNVFNIVPYFLHVQWLVAAVILYSLYDYYISNKKIVLSD; encoded by the coding sequence ATGTCTGAAAAAATGACGCTTGCCAACAAGATGACAATTTCACGAATGACATTTTTTCCAGCAATTTTATTCTTTATCATTTACTTTTGGCCAGGCAACAAAATCGCGATGCCAATTGCTCTTTGTTTAATGATTATTTCAGAAATCATTGACATTCTTGATGGCTATGTCGCCAGAAAATATAATCAAGTCAGCAAAATGGGAAAATTGCTCGATCCATTGAGCGATGCCTTCTGGCATGGCACAGTCTATTACTGCTTGATCCAACTTGAACTTGCCAATCCTTGGTTGCTCTTTTTAATGATCAGTCGAGAGATCGCTGTCGTCTGTATCCGCTACAAAAGCCTCATTACTGGCATTGTTCTTTCTGCAAGAATTATCGGCAAAATCAAGTGTCATGTTCTTGCTTGGAATTCCTGTTTGATTGTATTTTTCTATATCTTCAAGATTAACAATGTCTTTAACATCGTACCTTACTTTCTTCATGTCCAATGGCTTGTTGCAGCAGTTATTCTCTATTCTCTTTATGATTATTACATCTCCAACAAAAAAATCGTTCTTTCTGATTAA
- the polX gene encoding DNA polymerase/3'-5' exonuclease PolX: MLNNKIADMFDEIADMYAMKDVDFKPRAYQKAAVSLRSLNRDVKDIYIEGGLKALNNISGVGESLAIKIEEMIKTGKMKDYQKMKIKMPAHVEEMTAIEGVGPKLVQEVYKKLGVKTLKQLEDAAEKGKIRKLKGMGEKTEENILSGIKFLEKNKGRKLLGDILPLANDIKQDLINFTSDKQIEIVGSIRRGKETIGDIDLLAVSKDTKKLVDAFCGLQQVEKVYAKGHDKALVRLKIGIDCDLRVFKKESYGAGLLYFTGSKLHNIKLREMAMAKNWTLNEYGLYNVKSLKSKVKSNETKTKIAGETEKEIYEKFGMDYIEPELREDRGEIEAALEHKLPKLVERKDILGVFHVHSNYSLDATGSISDIVEKAKKMGLKYLVMADHVGNLKITAKMEEKDILNYIKDIKKINKKLSGFKVLSGVEVNIMRDGKLDVSDKILEKLDVVIASIHSVFKMSKKEMTDRIIKAMENKNVDIIGHPTGRLLGARDEYALDIEEIIKAAKRTKICLEINAFPDRLDLNDSNIKSAIEHGVKLAIGVDSHNVNQLDVLDFGVITARRGWAEKADIINTYSVEKLLNYFERK, encoded by the coding sequence ATGCTAAATAACAAGATCGCGGACATGTTTGATGAAATCGCGGATATGTATGCAATGAAAGATGTGGATTTTAAACCAAGGGCTTATCAAAAAGCAGCGGTGTCTTTGAGATCTTTGAATCGCGATGTAAAAGATATTTATATAGAAGGTGGGTTGAAAGCTTTAAACAATATTTCTGGAGTTGGAGAATCTTTGGCTATCAAAATTGAAGAAATGATTAAAACTGGCAAGATGAAAGATTATCAAAAAATGAAAATAAAGATGCCAGCTCATGTAGAAGAAATGACAGCAATTGAAGGAGTTGGGCCAAAATTAGTTCAAGAAGTGTATAAAAAATTAGGTGTTAAAACTTTAAAACAATTAGAAGATGCAGCTGAAAAAGGAAAGATAAGAAAATTGAAAGGCATGGGCGAAAAAACTGAAGAGAATATTTTATCAGGAATTAAATTTTTGGAAAAAAATAAAGGCAGAAAATTGTTAGGTGATATTTTGCCTTTGGCAAATGATATTAAGCAAGATTTGATCAATTTTACCAGTGACAAACAAATTGAGATAGTTGGATCAATAAGAAGAGGCAAAGAAACAATTGGTGATATCGATTTATTAGCGGTTTCAAAAGATACTAAAAAATTAGTTGATGCTTTTTGCGGTTTACAACAAGTCGAAAAAGTTTATGCAAAAGGACATGATAAAGCTTTAGTGCGACTAAAAATTGGAATTGATTGTGATTTGCGAGTTTTTAAAAAAGAAAGTTATGGAGCAGGATTATTATATTTTACTGGTTCAAAATTGCATAATATTAAGTTGCGAGAAATGGCAATGGCCAAGAATTGGACATTAAATGAGTATGGATTATACAATGTTAAAAGTCTAAAGTCTAAAGTTAAAAGTAACGAAACGAAAACTAAAATTGCTGGCGAGACTGAAAAAGAAATTTATGAAAAATTTGGAATGGATTATATTGAGCCAGAATTGCGAGAAGATCGTGGCGAGATTGAGGCTGCTTTAGAACATAAATTGCCAAAACTTGTTGAGAGAAAAGATATTTTGGGAGTTTTTCATGTTCATAGTAATTATAGTCTTGATGCAACTGGTAGTATTTCCGATATTGTTGAAAAGGCAAAAAAAATGGGATTAAAATATTTAGTTATGGCTGATCATGTTGGTAATTTGAAAATTACGGCAAAAATGGAAGAAAAAGATATTCTAAATTATATTAAGGATATAAAAAAAATAAATAAAAAGTTGTCTGGTTTTAAGGTTTTATCTGGAGTTGAAGTTAATATAATGAGAGATGGCAAGTTAGATGTTTCTGATAAAATATTAGAAAAGCTTGATGTTGTGATAGCTTCTATTCATTCTGTTTTTAAAATGTCAAAAAAAGAAATGACTGATCGCATAATTAAAGCAATGGAAAATAAAAATGTTGATATTATTGGTCATCCAACTGGAAGATTGTTAGGAGCAAGAGATGAATATGCTTTAGATATTGAAGAAATTATAAAGGCAGCAAAGAGGACAAAGATTTGTTTGGAAATAAATGCATTTCCGGATCGATTAGATTTAAATGATTCAAATATTAAAAGTGCAATAGAACATGGTGTAAAATTAGCAATTGGTGTAGATTCGCATAATGTTAATCAGCTCGATGTTTTGGATTTTGGGGTGATAACTGCTAGACGTGGGTGGGCGGAAAAAGCGGATATTATTAATACGTATTCAGTTGAAAAATTGTTAAATTATTTTGAAAGAAAATAG
- a CDS encoding transglycosylase SLT domain-containing protein: MKIEINGPRPEKIKPREKLSPIKNLLKGLKTIGLLFTMGTIVAYPSEGEEETIIESQTTNDETSESLEENILPEEQKSEKLFQGSEEEIFQQALDFPKDFVEQQGLAAEYQNPKQRQELEKLIQNQVQEIFDTHHQNIKELDKLFEYVQIAAPIIFKEAQEQKVPFAIALGMAMHESRCNPSLHDSLSGAAGLFQIKKTTAESLGLQVSKKEDERLDPIKNTRAALIYLKKLYNQYGRWDLAMLAYNEGMGNLNHYLRSIQEKPGQPLLEKIDKQNLQKKEVTYLSLHQNFSEQNKYPLNVEANVRLYLWYVYEKASSEQDILAQK, encoded by the coding sequence ATGAAAATAGAAATTAATGGCCCAAGACCAGAAAAAATAAAACCAAGAGAAAAATTAAGTCCAATAAAAAATTTATTAAAAGGCTTAAAAACAATTGGCCTTCTTTTTACTATGGGAACTATAGTTGCCTATCCTTCAGAAGGAGAGGAAGAAACGATCATCGAAAGCCAAACAACAAATGATGAAACTTCAGAATCACTTGAAGAAAATATATTGCCAGAAGAACAAAAATCAGAAAAATTATTTCAAGGATCAGAAGAAGAAATTTTTCAGCAAGCACTTGATTTTCCAAAAGATTTTGTTGAACAACAAGGATTAGCTGCTGAATATCAGAATCCAAAACAAAGACAAGAATTAGAAAAACTCATCCAAAATCAAGTCCAAGAAATATTTGACACACATCATCAAAATATCAAAGAATTAGACAAACTTTTCGAATACGTCCAAATTGCCGCGCCAATTATTTTCAAAGAAGCACAAGAACAAAAAGTTCCATTCGCTATCGCTCTAGGCATGGCAATGCACGAATCTAGATGCAATCCATCACTTCATGATTCATTAAGTGGTGCTGCCGGATTATTTCAAATTAAAAAAACAACTGCCGAATCTTTAGGTTTGCAAGTCAGTAAAAAAGAAGATGAAAGACTTGATCCAATAAAAAATACTCGGGCTGCACTAATTTATTTAAAAAAATTATATAATCAATATGGACGTTGGGATCTCGCCATGCTCGCCTACAATGAAGGCATGGGAAATCTAAATCATTATCTAAGAAGTATCCAAGAAAAACCTGGCCAGCCATTATTAGAAAAAATAGATAAACAAAACTTGCAAAAAAAAGAAGTAACCTATCTTTCTCTTCATCAAAATTTTAGTGAACAAAATAAATATCCATTAAATGTTGAAGCTAATGTCAGGCTTTATCTTTGGTATGTTTATGAAAAAGCAAGTTCTGAACAAGATATCTTAGCACAAAAATAA
- a CDS encoding co-chaperone GroES has protein sequence MTKIKPLGDNVVLKPFVEEKENKSGIVLPETMEKEKTEIAEVIAVGDGKLLSNGKRSEMGVKVGDQVLYKKYGLDEIKMDDQDYLVGSINDILAVIEK, from the coding sequence ATGACAAAAATCAAACCATTAGGAGACAATGTGGTATTAAAACCTTTTGTCGAAGAAAAAGAAAATAAATCAGGAATTGTATTGCCTGAAACAATGGAAAAAGAAAAAACTGAAATTGCAGAAGTTATTGCAGTAGGAGACGGAAAATTATTATCAAATGGCAAGAGATCGGAAATGGGTGTGAAAGTTGGAGATCAAGTTCTATATAAAAAATATGGATTGGATGAAATTAAAATGGATGATCAGGATTACTTGGTGGGTAGCATCAATGATATTTTAGCTGTAATTGAAAAGTAA